The following nucleotide sequence is from uncultured Draconibacterium sp..
TTTGAAACACCTTACGGCAAAATGAAAATCAATTATGGCGATTGGATTGCCAGTGGCCGGTTGTATCGACCTATCGAATGCAAAATTACTGACGAGATTGGACCTTATGTTGGTAATACCCACACTGAAACCAGCGAAACCGGACTGCGCATGACACACGCTTACCACAAATCGCATCAGCTGATAAAACAACATGTAAATGCCGGGCCGAACGATATTATTATTACTGCCGGTTTTGGGATGACTGCTGTAATCAATAAATTTCAGCGCATTCTGGGTTTAAAATACTGCGGAAAAGTGGCAGGCAAAACATGTATTGCCGAGCGCGAAAAACCGGTGGTTTTTGTTACGCATATGGAACACCATTCAAACCACACTTCGTGGTACGAAACCAGTGCCGATGTTGTTGTTGTTGAACCCGGCGATGGATTGTTAATCGACACAGAGAATCTGCGTAACGCACTGGAAAAATATAAAGACCGTCCATTTAAAATTGGCTCGTTTACAGCCTGTTCGAATGTTACCGGAGTGCGCACGCCTTATCACGAAATGGCAAAAATTATGCACGAATACGGTGGTGTTTGTTTTATCGATTTTGCGGCCTCGGCACCTTACGATGAGATAAACATGCATCCGGAAGATCCGATGGAAAAACTGGATGCTGTAATGTTCTCGCCACACAAATTTTTAGGTGGCCCTGGGTCTTCCGGCGTAATTGTTTTTGATGTCAGCATGTATAAAAATACCGTTCCTGATAATCCGGGAGGAGGAACCGTTGACTGGACAAATCGCTGGGGAAAATATAAATATGTTGATGATATTGAAGCCCGCGAAGATGGAGGTACACCAGGTTTCCTGCAATCCATCCGCACAGCACTTTGTTTTGATTTGAAAGACCAGATGGGGATTGCAAATATCCGCAAACGCGAAGAAGAACTGCTTGAGCGTGCATTTAATGGGCTGGACACAATTAACGGACTAAAGATTCTGGCCGACAACGTACGCGACCGCCTTGGTGTAATTTCGTTTTATGTGGAAGGAATTCACTATAATTTGTTGGTTCGGTTGTTAAACGACAAATACGGTATTCAAACGCGTGGAGGTTGTGCCTGCGCCGGAACTTACGGTCACTTTCTTTTGGAAGTATCGCTGGAGCAATCGGAAGAAATTACTGATAAGATTAACCACGGCGATCTTTCGGAAAAACCGGGATGGGTGCGTTGGTCGCTTCACCCTACAATGACCGATGAAGAGGTTGATAGTATGATTAAGGCATTAAATGATATCGTTCCGAACATTAACGAATACGAGAAAGATTATGAGTACGTAAATCGTACCAACACTTTTTGGCACAAAGATGAAAAAGATGATAAGGAATTGTTGAACAAGTGGTTTACGCTCGAACACAATTAATCAATCTGCTTCTTTTTTCGCTTTCCTAGCCTGGTAGCCACAAAACTGATTATAAGTATTTGAATCGGGTGGAAAATCATAATTGGAAGTAACATAATTCCGGTAGTTGCCGACTGCTGAAACAATATTTTGGCAAAAACAGTTCCGTGTACCAAGGACTTTTTTGTACCGCAAAATTGTGTCGTAATCTGATCCTCGATAGTAAATCCTAATAACTGCGACACTTTAAGCGTTAGGAAATAGATCGCATAAAAAAGTAGGATAACGGCCGTTACAATCAGAAAAAGATCAATGACATCAACAGCACTAAAAACCTTGTTCTCGAATGAATGCGAAAAGCTTTTGAAGATAATAAGCAGGATCACCGATTTATCAAACAAAGTTAGATAGCGACTATTTTTTCGGGCAAAATCGCCCCAATAGCGCTGCAGAAAAATACCTATAATAACAGGAAGCAGAATTTCGGTAAGCAGTTTGAAATAAATTTCACCAAGTTTAAAATCAATGGTAGTCTGCTTTAAAAACAGTCCCATCCAAAGCGGCGTTATCACAATACCGATCAATCCTGAAACACTGGCGTTAAAAATGGCCGCCGGAATATTACCTTTTGCGATTGAAACCATCACCACCGACGAAGACACTGTTGACGGAAGTGCCGCCAAAAACAAAAAAGCAAGCCAGATGGTTTGTCCGTTCTCCGATTTTATTAAAGGATAAAAAGCAAGAACAATTAATGGAAAAACCAAAAAAGTAGTTGTCTGTACCACAACGTGAAGCTTCCAGTTTCTGAGTCCCATTTTTATATCGCGCGGACTCAGTTTTAATCCATAGAAAAAGAAAATCAGCGAAATTCCGATACTCGCAATTAAATCAAGCGGCACACCACTTTCCGGGCTTCCAATTCCTGGGAAAAACCAGGCAAGAATAATAACGCCGATAATGGCTAAAACGAATTTATCTATCTTCATTATATAATAGTAGTAAAATTACAACGTCAAAACATGCGCTGCTACGTCAGTAAAAATACCTTCGAAAATTTCTTTTCCAAAATAAATATCAAGCGAAGGATTTGAAATCTCATTTTAGTAACAACCTGAGTTCGACTTTAAAACAATTCACAGTTTTAGCTATTTTTAGACAGAAACTTTCTCCGGTTTTTGCAGTACTATTGGGATAATACAAGAAAATTGGAGGAAGTTTATGGCAAAAAGAGCAAAATCTGAAAGAAAAGTCCTTCTCACTTCATCTTCGCATTTTAAATTCTTTGAAATAACCCGCTATTACTACAGAATTTAAAATACAAATCTAAAGCAATTATGACTCTCTGTGAAAATAGTTTAAAATTGAACTCAGGTTGAAACCATTTCAATTGATTTTCTACCTTTGAGAGGTATGACTAAGAAATATGAAAACGGTCTGGTTTTAAGTGGTGGTGGAACGCGTGGTTTTGCCCATCTTGGCGTTATTGCGGCGCTTCAGAAACTGGGTATTCAGCCAGATGTAATTTCAGGAGTTAGCGCCGGTGCAATTGTTGGTGCTTTTATAGCCGCCGGAAAATCGCCCGAAGAAGTTCGGGATAATTTTAAACGTGGTTGGTTTTTTCAATATACAAAAATTCATTTCCCGGTTAATGGCCTGCTAAAACTTGATGGGGTTAAAGAAATTATCGAGAAGGAAATAGAAGCAGAAAACATTGAAGACCTAAACATTCCATTTTTTATTTGCGTTTCAAATCTGAATATGGGCACCGTAGAATACAAAAGCAAAGGCAATCTGAGCGATGCGGTGCTTGCGTCAGCATCGATTCCCATAATTTTTGCTCCGGTTGAACTGGGTAAATATTTATATGTAGACGGCGGATTGATGGACAATATTCCTGTTGCCCCTATTCGGAAAGATTGCCAGCAGGTTATTGCATCGAACATTAGTCCGATCAATCCAAAAGCTAATATGAAGAACCTTATCCAAATTGCCACCCGGACGGTTTATATGAGCGTTAACCAAAAACTGGATGAAATAAAAAAGCAGGTGGATTTTTACATTGAGCCACGCGGAATTGATGAATACGATGTTTTTCAACGAAAACATGCCGATGAGTTATTCGACCTGGGATACAAAAAGACCTTGGAAGTGCTGAAATAAAAAAAGCCATGATAAGCGGGAAATACCAGCATAGAATAAAAAATAACTTAACCCCTCCTAACCTCCCCAAGGGGGAGGAATAAGATTCCTGGTATTGAATATCGTCCGTAATTTTATCAAAGGCCAAAAAGTCCCCTTTGGGGATTTAGGGGTCATAATATAAGTTTAAAGCCAATATATATTCATCGTTTTTCGAGCTGGTTTTTCAAAAAAAAGCCGCTCCGGAAAATCCTGAAACGGCTCAGCACATATTTCTATATTATCTAGTCAAATAAATTCTCATCCCTGATGATCATCAAAATTGCAGAGTGCGGCAAAATAATGTACTTCTCGTTATTAAACTCAATTTCGTGCCCACTTTTATTTAAATAAACAGCCAGGTCGCCAATGTGCGTTTGTAACGGCACATATTTTACTCCTTCCTTTTTTTCTTTCCACGCTTCGTCTTCTTCGCTCACTGCCGGAATCGGGTAACCCGGTCCTACTTTTACGATATATCCACTTTGGACTTTCTCGTTCTCCTGAACCGATGGCGGCAAATACAACCCCGACTTGGTTTTACCCGACGGATTTTTGGGTTTTACCAAAACACGGTCGCCTACCATTATAAATTTTTCCAGATCCTTTTCTTCAATTACTAACGACATAAATAATCATTTTTTCTGCTGACAAAGATACAAGTTTTCGATGTTGCTGTAAAGAAAGTTATTCGATGAAGGATTTTTTTTCAAAGAAATTAAAGGGTACACTCAAACAAACCCCCTTAATTATTCGTACTATTTAACTTTTTATTCGATTTTTCCAAACAGCACGAACATATCTATGTTTCTCTACTACTGCTATTTACAGATTTACCTCGAAATATATTTCAAAAAATATACTACTTTGTTTTGCATAGTACCATTTTTTGTACTTATATTTGCAATACAAAGTTCAGGTTTTAAACCAGTACATTTTTAAAAAAAGTTCTAAATTTTTGTAACGAATTATATTTTTGGTCGTCTTAATATCGAAAACAAGAAAACAGAACGAGAAAACAAGAAACAAAAAAGTCGAAGCAACAAAACAAGAAAACAAAAACAAAAGCAGGAGGCAAAGTCATGAAAACAACAAACAATGTTCAGAAAGCAATCACAAAATCACTGGCGGTTATTATTAGTTTGGTTTTGATCAGCATTACAGTAAATGCACAAGATTTTTGGAGAACCGTAATGGAAAACAACAGCTTCAGCCAAATAGCCATGGCAATGACAGATAACAGTGAAGCTAGCTCAGCATCAGCAGATGCTTCATCAACAACAGATATGAGTGCCTATGCCAAGTATACAGCAGTTGAAGCAGAAGAAGCATTAGACGTAGAAAACTGGATGCTTGCCGAAGACAATTTCTTTACAACAGTAGAAGTGGCAACAGAAGCAGAAAACGCACTTGAAGTGGAAAACTGGATGACTAACGAAAGCTTCTTTAATGGAATGGCAAGCTACTTCAAAGTAGAAACCGAAGAAGCATTGGAAGTGGAAGACTGGATGCAAGACACTAACTACTTCGGAGTTCTAACAGTAAACATTAAGGAAGAAACAGAAGGAGCTTTGGAACTGGAAGCCTGGATGACAGACGCAAAAACCTGGAACATCTAATTACGAATAACTCATTATAATAAAAAAACCGCTACTCTTTAATTAGAGCGGCGGTTTTTTATTGCTTCTTTTCTGTCATTTCGAACGCAGTGAGAAATCTTTAGCTTTTATTTGTTACAGATTTCTCCTCCCCCGAAGTTTCGGTGCTCGTCAAAATGACAATGTTTTATCCTTATAAATCTACGTTATCGGATAATCATTGTGAATATCTGTCAACACTTCGCAGCCGGTTGGTGTTACCAAAATGGTGTGCTCGAATTGTGCCGACAGTTTGCTATCTATCGTACGGGCGGTCCAGCCATCATTTTTATCAATTACGGCTTTTGGCTTTCCCTGGTTAATCATCGGCTCGATTGTAAAAATCATTCCGGGTTTCATTTCCGGTCCCGAGTTTCTACGTGAAGCATGATCTACCTGCGGCTCCTCATGAAAATCAACACCAACACCATGTCCGCAAAACTCGTACACCACACTGTAACCTTGTGCTTTGGCATAACGCTGAATAACAAATCCTATATTCCCAAAACGGTTGCTCGGTTTTACCTGCTCAATTCCGAGGTCGAGACAGTGGCTTGTAATATCAATCAGATCTTCAGCCTCCTGACTTACATCTCCTACCGTAAACATACGCGATGTGTCTCCATAGAAGCCATTTAAAATTGTGGTGACATCAATATTCAAAATATCTCCTTCTTTTAAAACGGTTTTTTTTGAAGGAATACCGTGGCAAATCACGTTATTTAACGAAATACAACTTGATTTAGGATAACCATTATACCCTTTGGTTGCAGGAACCGCTCCATGGGAACGAATAAATTCCTCCACCTTATCGTCGATAAATTCGGTGTTTACTCCTTCTTTTACAAACTGCTCAGCAAAATCGAGTGTTTTAGCTGCCAGTTTTCCACTTTGCCTGACGCCTTCGATTTGCTCCGGAGATTTAATTATTATTTTTCCCATAAAACTTTTTAATTTGCCGCAAAATTGAACATTTGTTGTTGATTTTCAAAAACCGAACAATAAATTTGCGAAAAAGTTTACAAAAAGAATGCAGTCGGAAGCCGGAAGCACAAAAATGGAAGACTATTTCTTTTAACAAAATTAATAACGGGCCCTTATGCGATTGAACAGGAAGGATTTTTATTAGGCAATTGAACTTCCAACATTGCACTTCAGGCTTCAAATCGTTTTAGCATGAAACACAAACAGGAATTATCTACAAAATCATATTTCGTTAGCCGTTTTGGGCAACTTTCTACTTCCTTCCTTTTTTGGCAAATTCAGGACATTGCCTGGGAACATGCCGAAAAATTAGGTTTCGGGTTTGACAATCTTCAAAAGGAAAAACAGTTTTGGGTGTTATCCCGATTGCTGGTTAAAATAAAACGTCGCCCCGAATGGGGAGAAAAATTTACGGTGGAAACCTGGCCTGCCGGAATTGATGGTCTGCTGGCACTCCGAGATATTCATTTTATTGATGCCAATGGCGAAAGTATCATTCAGGCTACAACCAGCTGGCTGGTGCTGAACCAGGAAACCAAACGAATTGTAAAACTGGAACTTGGCTCCATTCCATTGCACGACGAACGCGTTCTGGAAATGAATGCAGGAAAAGTAAAACCGGTAAAATCGGAAGATGAAGTGCTTTTTACTCCCGTACTTTTTAACGAGATCGACGTTAACCAGCATTTTAACAGCGGACGTTATCTTGAACGAATAATAGACAGTTACGATTTTAATTTCCACGAGACGAATGAACTCATCGAATTTGAAGTGAATTTTGTAAAAGAGGGCACACAAAACGATAGGTTGGGAATTAAGAAACAAATACTGGATAAAAAGAATCATATTTGTAGTGTAGTTCGCGAAAGCGACGGAGCCGATCTGATTCGCGCCCGGCTGGTCTGGAGCCCGCGGCAACAGGCATTCTGAAGAAACAGTTCATTAAAATAATCACAGTCTCTTTTTCTTTTAGGAATAAGTAAGACGAAATGATCAAAAAAAAATCAGGCAATTTCAAACGTTTGCATTGATTTTGAGCAGCTTATTTTGAATTATTTATACTAACAAAAGCCAATAATTAAAGATTAATTAAGGCTACAATACTTAAAAGGAAATGAAGAGATTACTATTGATTTTTGTGCTTGCCGCTGGCACATTCTTTAGCCAGGCTGAAGAAATTACTTCTCCGAACGGAAAAATGAAACTTATCTTCGATTTATCGGATGGAACACCGGTTTATCAACTTCAACTGGAAGATAAAACCATTATCAAACCCAGCAAATTGGGGCTTGAATTAAAAGATGCAGAACCACTGTTAAGCGGATTTACACTTGCCGACAGCCAAACTACTACTTTCGATGAAACATGGAACCCGGTTTGGGGCGAACAAAGCGAAATTCGTAACCATTATAACGAGTTGGCGGTAACTTTAAGCCAGTCCGCCACCAACCGAAGCATGATCATTCGCTTCCGTGTTTTTAACGACGGACTAGGTTTTCGTTATGAGTTCCCGGAGCAAGACAACCTGATTTATTTTGTGGTGAAAGACGAACGCACCGAGTTTGCCATGGACGGTGACCACACTGCTTTCTGGATACCGGGTGATTACGATACACAGGAATACGATTACACCAAATCGAAATTGTCTGAAATTCGTGGTTTGATGGAAAAAGCAATCACTCCTAACACTTCTCAAACACCAATTTCTGCAACTGCTGTACAAACAGCTTTAATGATGAAAACCGACGACGGTTACTACATCAACCTGCACGAAGCTGCATTAAAAGATTATTCGTGTATGCACCTCGAGCTGGACGACAAAAATATGGTGTTCGAATCAACTTTAACTCCCGATGCGCAAGGAAACATGGCCTACATGCAAGCGCCTTGTACAACACCATGGCGTACGGTTATAGCCAGCAAAAATGCCGGCGACATCCTACTTTCAAATATCACACTTAATTTAAATGATCCTTGCGCATACGAAAACACTGATTGGATTACACCTGTGAAATATGTTGGCGTTTGGTGGGAGATGATCACCGGAAAAAGCTCTTGGGCCTACACCAACTTACCAAGTGTAAAACTGGGCGAAACCGATTATTCAAAAACAACACCTAACGGAATCCATGCAGCCAACACCGAAGAGGTAAAAAAATACATTGACTTTGCCGCAGAAAATGGTTTGGATGCTGTTTTGGTTGAAGGTTGGAACGAAGGTTGGGAAGACTGGTTCAACAAATCGAAAGACTATGTTTTTGACTTTGTTACCCCCTACCCTGATTTTGATGTTGCCAAATTGCGCGACTATGCCAAAAGCAAAAATATACACCTGATGATGCACCACGAAACTTCGGGCTCGGTGCGCAATTACGAGCGTCATTTAGATACGGCTTACCAGTTTATGGCCGATAACAACTACAACTCGGTAAAAAGTGGTTATGTAGGCAACATTATTCCGCGTGGCGAACACCACTACGGACAATGGATGGTAAACCATTATTTGTATGCGGTAAAAAAAGCCGCTGATTATAAAATAATGGTTAATGCGCACGAAGCTGTTCGCCCGACCGGATTATCCAGAACTTATCCGAACCTCATCGGCAACGAATCGGCACGCGGAACCGAGTACGAAGCTTTTGGCGGAAACAATGTCGATCATACTACCATCCTACCGTTTACACGTTTGATTGGTGGACCGATGGATTACACGCCGGGTATTTTCGAAACGCATGTTAGCGAATATAACCCTGATAATAATTCGCAGGTTCGCACAACCATTGCACGCCAGTTAGCTTTGTATGTAACCATGTACAGTCCGCTGCAAATGGCTGCCGACCTGCCAAGTACTTACGAGAAATACATGGATGCTTTCCAGTTTATTAAAGATGTGGCTCTTGATTGGGATAAGACATTGGTTTTAGAAGCCGAACCGGGTGATTACATCACTTATGCCCGAAAAGAAAAAGGCAGCGAAAACTGGTTTGTGGGCCGTACAAACGACGAAGAAATCCGCACCTCCGTAATCAGTTTTGATTTTCTGAATCCGGATCAGAAATACATTGCGACAGTTTATTCTGATGCAAAAGATGCGGACTGGAAAACAAATCCACAGGCCTATGAAATCAAGAAATATGTGGTTTCAAATAAGTCCGACTTAAAACAACAATGTGCTCCCGGCGGTGGTTATGCAATCAGTATTATTCCGGTTTCTGACAAGTCGGAATTAAAAGGATTGAAGAAGTTATAAAAGCAATAAAACAAGAGGCCGTCTATAAAATCGGAAAGAACGTCATTCTGAATTCATTTCAGAATCTGACATGCCCCTTTTCCATAAGCTTTAAGATCCTGAAACAAGTTCAGGAGGACAAGTCAATTATTTTATAGACGGCCTTTCTTTTAACAATGCTTATCTCAAGTGATATTGCTGTTTTATTTCAGTACGTTCTGCCTCATCCAAAGATTTCATATATCCTTTCCATCCCGGACACCAGTTAATATGCCAACGCCAAAAACGGCCGGCAAACGATTTTGGTTTTTCATCGTACTTGGCACGAAGTGTACAATCAGCGCAATTTGATTCAGCCATGACAGTTTGGTTTAAATGATTATTGATCGTTATTTCTCCTTTTACGAAGTTTGTTCTAACAGTTTCAAAATTTCACCAACTTTTTCATCCATCGGCAAATGCCCGTTAATCCAGTGAATTTTTGTGCCCCGCTTTTCCATTCCACGGAACCAGGTCATCTGGCGTTTTGCAAACTGGTGAATGGCAATTTCCAGTTTGCTAAACATTTCATCAAAACTCAACTCGCCAATTAAATGCAGAGTCAGAAATTTATATTCAAGCCCATAGTAAATCAGTTGCTCCGGTGTTAATCCTAAATCGAGCAATTTCTGCACCTCGTCCAGCATTCCTTCATCAAGTCGTTGTTTTAAGCGGGTGGTAATTCGTTGGCGGCGCATTTCCCGGTCGAAATCAATTCCAACATTCAAACTATTTATTTCGGGCATTTCTGAATCTTCCTGCGGATGATCACGATAATAATGCTCAATTTCTATCGCACGAATCGCACGTCGGTCGGTTTCCACATCTGTTTCGTTGTGCAATTCAGGCTTAAGGTCTTTGAGAATTCTGGTGAGTTCCTCCAGCGATTTTCCTTCCAGTTGTTTTCGCAATTCTTTATTTGGTGGCACCTCTATTAACCGGTAGTTTCGTAACACCGCCTCAAGGTATAAACCACTGCCACCGCACAAAACCGGAAACTTTCCGCGCGATTGTATCTCGTTGAAAACCTCAATAAAATCGGTCTGAAAACGATAAACATTATAATGCGCTCCTGCATCTTCAATATCAACCAAATGCGATGGCACTTCCACACCATCAACAAAATAATCTTCGTAATCCTTACCGGTTCCCAAATCCATTCCGCGGTATACCTGTCGCGAATCGGCCGATATAACTTCTCCGTTTAACTGTGAGGCCAAATGGGCAGCCAATCCGGTTTTTCCGGTTGCTGTTGGGCCAAGTATTGTTACTAAATTGGTTTTCAAAATCTCGTAGTTTTAGCTGCAAAATAACAAAATATAAGTGGCTTATCCATTTATGAATCACTTTTTAAATTATTTAAATAACTGTCTCCGCTTTTATACATTATTGCCTAATTATTTATCTTTGGTACCACTTCATGTAAAAAATGTACGATGATAAAAGAAGCATGTGTTGAATCATTTTTAGAGGCCAGGCTGGCACAGGACAAAGGAGCGAACCGAATTGAGTTGTGTTCCGATCTGGCAAATGATGGTTTAACTCCGGATTTTGAAATCCTAAAAAAAGCCTGTTCCGAATTGGATATTCCGGTGATGGTAATGGCGCGTCCGCGCGCAGGTAATTTTGTGCATTCGGCTGAGGAAATAGAAGCGATGAAAGCGGCTATCGACCAGGCAAAGGAAGCCGGTGCCGCCGGTGTTGTTTTTGGATTATTAACGCCCAACAATAAAATTGATGAAGCAAACACTCGTCTACTGGCCGAATATGCCAAGCCACTTCCTGTAACTTTTCACAAAGCAATCGACGAAATGGACGATCCGGAGGAAGGCGTTCGCATTTTAAAAACCATTCCGAATATAAAACGAATTCTTAGCTCGGGTGGCAAAGCGACAGCGCTTGAAGGACAGGAAGTCATCCGAAATATGATAGCCGAAGCAGAAGGAAAGATCATCATCCTGGTTGCAGGAAAAGTTACAATTGATAACGTTAGCGAAATTCAGCAAATTACCGGGACCACCGAATTACATGGTCGCAAAATTGTAGGAGATCTTACAACAAAGAAGTAAATTCAATCAAACTTTAAATAATCGAACTATGAAAAAATTACTGGTAATAATACCTGTTCTACTGGCATTTATGGCAAATGCCCAGTTAAAACATGAAATTACCGACTACATGTGGCCAACCGATCAGGCAGTGTTGGATAAGCTGGAGGACTGGCAGGATTTAAAATTTGGCTTACTGATGCACTGGGGGGCTTATAGCCAATGGGGCATTGTGGAATCGTGGTCGATTTGCCCAGAAGATTATGGTTGGTGCGAACGAAAAAAAGGCAGTAATCCTGACGATTATTTTACCTACAAAAAAGAATACGAAAACCTGAAATTGTCGTTTAATCCAACAGGGTTTAATCCTGATGACTGGGCAAAAGCAGCAGCCGATGCAGGTATGAAATACGTGGTTTTTACTACCAAACACCACGATGGCTTTTGTATGTTCGACTCGAAATACACCGACTACAAAGTAACCAGCACCGAGTGCCCGTTCAATGTAAATCCAAAGGCAAACATTACCAAAGAGGTTTTTGATGCTTTTCGTAATGAAGGATTGTGGGCAGGTGCGTATTTCTCGAAACCGGACTGGAATAGCCCTTATTATTGGGATCCTAAGTTTCCTCCGTTCGACAGAAACGTAAATTACGATCCGGCTCTTTACCCCGA
It contains:
- a CDS encoding aminotransferase class V-fold PLP-dependent enzyme, which encodes MCSLEKYFEKFRKNIVGIDQEFETPYGKMKINYGDWIASGRLYRPIECKITDEIGPYVGNTHTETSETGLRMTHAYHKSHQLIKQHVNAGPNDIIITAGFGMTAVINKFQRILGLKYCGKVAGKTCIAEREKPVVFVTHMEHHSNHTSWYETSADVVVVEPGDGLLIDTENLRNALEKYKDRPFKIGSFTACSNVTGVRTPYHEMAKIMHEYGGVCFIDFAASAPYDEINMHPEDPMEKLDAVMFSPHKFLGGPGSSGVIVFDVSMYKNTVPDNPGGGTVDWTNRWGKYKYVDDIEAREDGGTPGFLQSIRTALCFDLKDQMGIANIRKREEELLERAFNGLDTINGLKILADNVRDRLGVISFYVEGIHYNLLVRLLNDKYGIQTRGGCACAGTYGHFLLEVSLEQSEEITDKINHGDLSEKPGWVRWSLHPTMTDEEVDSMIKALNDIVPNINEYEKDYEYVNRTNTFWHKDEKDDKELLNKWFTLEHN
- a CDS encoding bile acid:sodium symporter family protein; amino-acid sequence: MKIDKFVLAIIGVIILAWFFPGIGSPESGVPLDLIASIGISLIFFFYGLKLSPRDIKMGLRNWKLHVVVQTTTFLVFPLIVLAFYPLIKSENGQTIWLAFLFLAALPSTVSSSVVMVSIAKGNIPAAIFNASVSGLIGIVITPLWMGLFLKQTTIDFKLGEIYFKLLTEILLPVIIGIFLQRYWGDFARKNSRYLTLFDKSVILLIIFKSFSHSFENKVFSAVDVIDLFLIVTAVILLFYAIYFLTLKVSQLLGFTIEDQITTQFCGTKKSLVHGTVFAKILFQQSATTGIMLLPIMIFHPIQILIISFVATRLGKRKKKQID
- a CDS encoding patatin-like phospholipase family protein, which codes for MTKKYENGLVLSGGGTRGFAHLGVIAALQKLGIQPDVISGVSAGAIVGAFIAAGKSPEEVRDNFKRGWFFQYTKIHFPVNGLLKLDGVKEIIEKEIEAENIEDLNIPFFICVSNLNMGTVEYKSKGNLSDAVLASASIPIIFAPVELGKYLYVDGGLMDNIPVAPIRKDCQQVIASNISPINPKANMKNLIQIATRTVYMSVNQKLDEIKKQVDFYIEPRGIDEYDVFQRKHADELFDLGYKKTLEVLK
- a CDS encoding co-chaperone GroES family protein, which codes for MSLVIEEKDLEKFIMVGDRVLVKPKNPSGKTKSGLYLPPSVQENEKVQSGYIVKVGPGYPIPAVSEEDEAWKEKKEGVKYVPLQTHIGDLAVYLNKSGHEIEFNNEKYIILPHSAILMIIRDENLFD
- the map gene encoding type I methionyl aminopeptidase, with translation MGKIIIKSPEQIEGVRQSGKLAAKTLDFAEQFVKEGVNTEFIDDKVEEFIRSHGAVPATKGYNGYPKSSCISLNNVICHGIPSKKTVLKEGDILNIDVTTILNGFYGDTSRMFTVGDVSQEAEDLIDITSHCLDLGIEQVKPSNRFGNIGFVIQRYAKAQGYSVVYEFCGHGVGVDFHEEPQVDHASRRNSGPEMKPGMIFTIEPMINQGKPKAVIDKNDGWTARTIDSKLSAQFEHTILVTPTGCEVLTDIHNDYPIT
- a CDS encoding acyl-ACP thioesterase domain-containing protein, which gives rise to MKHKQELSTKSYFVSRFGQLSTSFLFWQIQDIAWEHAEKLGFGFDNLQKEKQFWVLSRLLVKIKRRPEWGEKFTVETWPAGIDGLLALRDIHFIDANGESIIQATTSWLVLNQETKRIVKLELGSIPLHDERVLEMNAGKVKPVKSEDEVLFTPVLFNEIDVNQHFNSGRYLERIIDSYDFNFHETNELIEFEVNFVKEGTQNDRLGIKKQILDKKNHICSVVRESDGADLIRARLVWSPRQQAF
- a CDS encoding glycoside hydrolase family 97 protein; this translates as MKRLLLIFVLAAGTFFSQAEEITSPNGKMKLIFDLSDGTPVYQLQLEDKTIIKPSKLGLELKDAEPLLSGFTLADSQTTTFDETWNPVWGEQSEIRNHYNELAVTLSQSATNRSMIIRFRVFNDGLGFRYEFPEQDNLIYFVVKDERTEFAMDGDHTAFWIPGDYDTQEYDYTKSKLSEIRGLMEKAITPNTSQTPISATAVQTALMMKTDDGYYINLHEAALKDYSCMHLELDDKNMVFESTLTPDAQGNMAYMQAPCTTPWRTVIASKNAGDILLSNITLNLNDPCAYENTDWITPVKYVGVWWEMITGKSSWAYTNLPSVKLGETDYSKTTPNGIHAANTEEVKKYIDFAAENGLDAVLVEGWNEGWEDWFNKSKDYVFDFVTPYPDFDVAKLRDYAKSKNIHLMMHHETSGSVRNYERHLDTAYQFMADNNYNSVKSGYVGNIIPRGEHHYGQWMVNHYLYAVKKAADYKIMVNAHEAVRPTGLSRTYPNLIGNESARGTEYEAFGGNNVDHTTILPFTRLIGGPMDYTPGIFETHVSEYNPDNNSQVRTTIARQLALYVTMYSPLQMAADLPSTYEKYMDAFQFIKDVALDWDKTLVLEAEPGDYITYARKEKGSENWFVGRTNDEEIRTSVISFDFLNPDQKYIATVYSDAKDADWKTNPQAYEIKKYVVSNKSDLKQQCAPGGGYAISIIPVSDKSELKGLKKL
- the miaA gene encoding tRNA (adenosine(37)-N6)-dimethylallyltransferase MiaA, whose protein sequence is MKTNLVTILGPTATGKTGLAAHLASQLNGEVISADSRQVYRGMDLGTGKDYEDYFVDGVEVPSHLVDIEDAGAHYNVYRFQTDFIEVFNEIQSRGKFPVLCGGSGLYLEAVLRNYRLIEVPPNKELRKQLEGKSLEELTRILKDLKPELHNETDVETDRRAIRAIEIEHYYRDHPQEDSEMPEINSLNVGIDFDREMRRQRITTRLKQRLDEGMLDEVQKLLDLGLTPEQLIYYGLEYKFLTLHLIGELSFDEMFSKLEIAIHQFAKRQMTWFRGMEKRGTKIHWINGHLPMDEKVGEILKLLEQTS
- a CDS encoding copper homeostasis protein CutC, which produces MIKEACVESFLEARLAQDKGANRIELCSDLANDGLTPDFEILKKACSELDIPVMVMARPRAGNFVHSAEEIEAMKAAIDQAKEAGAAGVVFGLLTPNNKIDEANTRLLAEYAKPLPVTFHKAIDEMDDPEEGVRILKTIPNIKRILSSGGKATALEGQEVIRNMIAEAEGKIIILVAGKVTIDNVSEIQQITGTTELHGRKIVGDLTTKK